In the Mya arenaria isolate MELC-2E11 chromosome 11, ASM2691426v1 genome, one interval contains:
- the LOC128207344 gene encoding isoaspartyl peptidase/L-asparaginase-like codes for MTTPVIIVHGGAWTIPKDIVEESRDGTKKAAKAGYTVLSSGGTAIDAVQAAIRVLEDTPCFDAGTGSVLTAKREVEMDAVIMDGRTLKSGAVACVQNIKNPIELARMVMEKTSHSMLVGPGANLFAEEMGIERVPTDSLVSEEAVRELESFQDNYGGTVTNLFKPRASGHDTTGAVALDKNGNLAYGTSTGGISGKKPGRVGDSPIIGLGGYADNDVGGISCTGHGESISKVVLAHQIITAMRTGTDAQEAADKALANMASRVEGYGGVIVLSRLGDVALSYTTDNMSWAWAKEGTIHSGVNPGEDIQEPVGGV; via the exons ATGACGACGCCAGTGATCATTGTGCACGGCGGCGCGTGGACCATTCCGAAAGATATCGTGGAAGAGTCTCGGGACGGCACGAAGAAGGCGGCCAAAGCCGGCTATACTGTCCTGTCCAGCGGCGGTACCGCCATTGACGCGGTACAGGCGGCTATACGAGTACTTGAGGATACACCTTGTTTTGATGCCG ggaCGGGATCCGTGCTAACGGCTAAGAGGGAAGTTGAGATGGACGCTGTGATCATGGATGGACGAACGCTCAAATCGGGGGCTGTCGCCTGCGTCCAGAACATCAAAAACCCTATCGAACTTGCCAGGATGGTCATGGAAAAG ACCAGTCATAGTATGTTGGTAGGGCCAGGCGCAAACCTGTTTGCGGAGGAAATGGGTATCGAGCGCGTGCCGACGGATTCCCTTGTGTCTGAGGAGGCCGTCCGCGAGCTAGAGTCATTCCAGGACAACTACGGCGGCACCGTCACTAACCTATTTAAACCGAG GGCATCCGGTCACGATACAACAGGTGCAGTGGCTTTGGACAAGAACGGTAACTTGGCGTACGGAACGTCAACGGGTGGCATTTCCGGCAAAAAGCCGGGCCGCGTGGGTGATAGCCCAATTATAG GTTTGGGCGGATACGCGGACAACGATGTGGGCGGCATCTCATGCACGGGACACGGGGAGTCCATCTCCAAGGTCGTGCTGGCACACCAGATCATCACCGCCATGAGGACAG GAACGGACGCACAGGAGGCCGCAGATAAGGCTCTTGCCAACATGGCGTCGCGGGTGGAAGGATACGGGGGCGTTATCGTGCTGAGCCGCTTGGGCGACGTTGCACTTTCCTATACAACGGATAACATGTCGTGGGCTTGGGCCAAAGAAGGCACCATTCACAGCGGCGTCAACCCGGGTGAAGACATCCAGGAGCCCGTTGGTGGTGTATAG
- the LOC128207343 gene encoding isoaspartyl peptidase/L-asparaginase-like has translation MQEGWSNFMGFFKGTFRKKEIPYKKTDPVIIVHGGAWTIPKDIVEESREGTKAAANAGYAVLSSGGTAIDAVEAALQVLEDYPCYDSGTGSPLTAKEEVEMDAVIMDGRTLKTGAVACVQNIKNPIKLARMVMEKTTHTLLVGPGANLFAEEMGIKCVPLESLVTERAKRDLALYKGNYGDTVKNAFKSRVSGHDTTGAVALDKNGNVAYGTSTGGISGKKPGRVGDSPIIGLGGYADNEVGGISCTGHGESISKVVLAHQVITAMRAGTSAQVAADKALANMASRVEGYGGVIVLSRLGDVALSYTTDNMSWAWAKKGTLHSGVSPGEDFKEPVGGV, from the exons ATGCAAGAAGGTTGGAGCAACTTCATGGGTTTTTTTAAAGGGACGTTCAGAAAAAAAGAGATACCATATAAAAAGACCGATCCAGTGATTATTGTTCATGGAGGCGCATGGACCATTCCGAAGGATATCGTTGAGGAGTCGCGGGAAGGTACGAAGGCGGCGGCCAATGCCGGCTATGCTGTGCTGTCCAGCGGCGGTACTGCCATTGACGCGGTGGAGGCGGCTTTACAAGTACTAGAGGATTATCCTTGTTATGACTCCG GGACGGGTTCCCCGCTAACGGCAAAAGAGGAAGTAGAGATGGACGCTGTGATCATGGACGGAAGGACGCTCAAAACGGGGGCTGTCGCCTGCGTCCAGAATATCAAGAACCCCATCAAACTTGCAAGGATGGTCATGGAAAAG ACCACCCATACTTTGCTGGTGGGACCAGGCGCAAACCTGTTTGCGGAGGAAATGGGTATCAAGTGCGTGCCGTTGGAATCCCTGGTGACCGAGAGGGCTAAACGCGATCTAGCTCTATACAAGGGAAACTACGGCGACACCGTCAAAAACGCATTTAAATCGAG GGTTTCCGGTCACGATACAACAGGTGCAGTGGCTTTGGACAAGAACGGTAACGTGGCATACGGAACGTCAACGGGTGGCATTTCCGGCAAGAAGCCGGGTCGCGTAGGGGATAGCCCTATTATAG GTTTGGGCGGATACGCTGACAACGAAGTGGGCGGCATCTCATGCACGGGCCACGGGGAGTCCATCTCCAAGGTCGTGCTGGCACACCAGGTCATCACCGCCATGAGGGCAG GAACGAGCGCACAGGTGGCTGCAGACAAGGCTCTTGCAAACATGGCGTCGCGGGTGGAAGGATACGGGGGCGTTATCGTGCTGAGCCGTTTGGGCGACGTTGCGCTCTCCTACACCACGGATAACATGTCGTGGGCTTGGGCCAAGAAAGGCACCCTTCACAGCGGCGTCAGTCCCGGTGAAGACTTCAAGGAGCCCGTTGGCGGTGTATAG